One Sulfurimonas sp. HSL-3221 genomic window, TGTACCCTTTCTGGTACTCGAACTTGTCGACGGCTTTCATCAGACCGATGTTCCCCTCCTGGATCAGGTCGAGGAAGGGGAGGCCGCGGTTGGTATAGCGCTTGGCGATGGAGACGACGAGACGGAGGTTTGATTTCGCCATCCGCGTCTTGGCCGTCTCGGAGATCGCCTTACCGCGCTTGATCTGCTCGAGGATGTCCGAGAGCTTTTCCGGTTCCATATTAAAGCCGCCCTTGGAGGCCTCTTTGGTCTGGATCAGCTTCTTGATCTCCATATAGGTGCCGACCATGGTCGCTTCGGGGACCCGTGCCGCGATATCCTCTTTGGAGAGCTCTGTAATGTTATCGAGGATCTCTCTGTGGTTCTTGCGGAGCAGATCGTTGAAGAGCGGAAGCTTGTACTCGAGGCGCTTGAGCTCTTTTTCAAACCCTTCGTCGCTCTTGAGGGAGGTCTCCATCGATTTGACGAGCTCGTTGATCAGCTTGGACGTCGGTCCGAGGTCAAGCAGCTTCTCTTTGAGAATCTTCTTTTTGAAGCTTGCCGTCAGGAAGAAGTGGACGATCTCTTCGTTCATGTCGCCGTTCTCGACGCCTTCAGGCAGTTTTTCGGAGGCTTTCTGCCACTCTTTTTTCGCTTTTTCGAGGGCCTTGAAGCTGCTGACGACGAGATCGACGCGCTTTTTATCTTTCGCGCTGACCTTCTTTTCGCCGCCCTCATCGTCATCGCTGTCATTGTCGTCGTCGCCGTCGCCGTCGTCTTTTTCGTCTTCAAAGCTTTTGAAGAGCTCTTTGACACGGCGTTCGCGATTGATGAGCGGTTCTTTATAGTCAAGGATGAAGTCGATCAGGTAGGGGACGGAACAGATCGCGTCGATAATGATGCTCTCACCGAATTCGATCTTTTTCGAGATCTCGATCTCCTCCTCTTTGGTCAGGAGCGGGATCTGTCCCATTTCGCGCAGGTACATCCGTACCGGCGAATCGGAGCGGGACCACTCCATCAGCTCGTGCTGCTTGAGGATGTCGAACTCCTCGCCGCTGGCGTTTTCGATCAGTTTGCGCTGAGCATCGCGCCGCGCTTCGGCTTCCTGCTCGTTCATGAGCTTGGCGTGCTCCGAAGCGGTATAGAGGCAGCGTTTGTTCTTTTCGGCAAGTTTCAGGATGCTTTTTGCCTGGGCGGATGTCGGATTCTTCTCAAAAAGCTCCGCGATCGTTTCGTAGGTGATACAATTCTCGGATTGGTGTTCGACAAAAAGGGTTTCAAGGGCTTTATTGAGTTCTTTTGCGGTCATCGGGTGAAAAGCTCCTGGAATAAGTAATATTGGGGCGTATCGGCTTATCCCCTCCATCGGGGTGGGCCAGGCCTCGTGGGTTTTTTGAGTTAAGTGGGGATTATACTTTATGATGGCTTAGTCTTTGCTTTCCTTCATGGAAACGGAAAGAAATAAAGGATACATATTATTTAATATATCCCGTCATTCAACCCCCTTTGAGGGATTTTGGATATAATCGCACCAAAAAACTGCAGGATCTTCTATGAGCACACTCGAAGGAAAAGTCTGGCGGTTCGGTCAGGATATCGATACGGACCTGATCATCGCCGCACGCTATCTTAATACTTCCGATCCCAAGGAACTCGCGAAGCATGTAATGGAGGACGCCGATCCCGATTTCGTTTCGAAAATGGCACCGGGCGACATTATCGTCGCCGGCAACAACTTCGGCTGCGGTTCGTCACGCGAACATGCCCCGATCGCCCTGAAAGCCGCCGGGATCGCCGCAGTGATTGCCCCGACATTTGCCCGCATCTTCTACCGCAACGCCTTTAATATGGGACTGCCGATCTTCGAACTCGAAGAGAGCGCCGAGATTGCCGAAGGCGATATCGTCTCCGTCGACATGGACAAAGGGACTGTCACGGACAAGACGACCGGCAAGAGCTACGCCTTTACGCCGATCCCGCCGTTTATGCAGGAGCTGCTCTCCGCCGGCGGCCTGATGAATTATGCCGAAGAAGAGATCAAAGCAGGAGGAAAAGCATGAAAACCTATAACATTGCCCTGATCAAGGGGGACGGGATCGGTCCCGAGATCATCGACGAAGCGGTCAAGGTGCTCGATGCCGTTGCCGCCCGGTTCGATTTTTCCATGCGTTATGAAGAGGTCCTGATGGGCGGAAGCGCCTACGACGTCACCGGCGATCCGCTGCCCCAGGAGACGATCAACGTCTCCTTGAATGCCGACGCGGTCCTTTTCGGCGCCATCGGCGGTGAGAAGTGGGACAACCTGCCGCGCGAAAAGCGTCCGGAGAGCGGCTTGCTGCGTTTCCGCAAAGAGCTCGGCGTTTTCGCCAACCTCCGCCCGGCCGTCGTCTATGACGAACTGGTCAACGCCAGCTCCCTCAAGCCCGAAGTCGTCAAAGGCGTCGACCTGATGGTCGTGCGTGAACTGATCGGCGGTATCTATTTCGGCGAACCCAAAGGTTGGGAAGGGGACAAGGCATACAACACGATGGTCTATACGAAGCCGGAGGTTGTGCGCATCGCCCACACGGCGTTCAAGATTGCGATGGAACGCGGCAAAAAGGTCTGTTCCGTCGACAAGGCAAACGTCCTCGACGTCTCCCAGATGTGGCGCGAGACCGTCGAAGAGGTCGCCAAAGAGTACCCGGAAGTCTCCCTGTCGCATATGTACGTCGATAATGCCGCGATGCAGCTGATCCGCGACCCGAAACAGTTTGACGTCATCCTGACGGGGAACATTTTCGGCGACATCCTCAGCGACGAGGCGAGCATGCTCTCGGGCTCCATCGGGCTGCTCCCCTCTGCCTCCGTCGGCGCGAAGATCGGCGTGTACGAGCCGATCCACGGTTCGGCACCGGACATCGCGGGGCAGGGGATCGCCAACCCGATCGCGACGATCGCCAGCGCGTCGATGATGCTCCGCTTCGCCCTGGGCGAAAACGAGGCGGCGGACCGTATCGACGCGGCCATCAAGCATGCCCTCAAAGACGGCTACCGTACGCGCGACCTCGCCAACTACGATGCCAAAGAGCTCTGCTCCACCAGTGAAATGGGTGACATCATCGCCAACTACGCGGCCAAAGAATGAAAGAGTACCGGGTACTGATCGATTGTCGTGACGAAAAAGGGCTCGTCTATAAAGTCTCGAGCATCTTTTTCAAGTACGACCTGAACATCCTCTCCAACAGCGAGTTCGTCGACAGCGAAACGAACCTCTTCTTTATGCGCAGCGTCGTCAGCGGCTTCATCGACGGCAACGACCTGGAGAAGGAACTGCGCGCCGTGCTGCCGGAAAAGGCGAACCTGCGTATCGTCTCCCCGGAGAAGAAGAACATCGTTTTGATGGTCACAAAGGAGTCCCACGCCCTGGGGGACCTGCTGATCCGCTACGAGGCCGGCGAACTCGACGCCAACATCCTCGGCGTCGTTTCCAACTACGACCTGCTTGAACCGCTGATCGAGAAGTTCGGCATTCCTTTCTATACGGTGTCGCACGAGGGGCTCAGCCGCGACGATCACGAACAGAAGGTGCTCGAGTGCCTGGCCGCTTTCGGCGAGATCGACTATATCGTCCTGGCGAAATACATGCGTATCCTCACCCCGAATTTCGTCGAGGCCTACGCCAACAAGATCCTCAACATCCACCACTCTTTCCTGCCGGCGTTTATCGGGGCAAACCCCTACAAACAGGCGTATGAGCGCGGGGTGAAGATCATCGGAGCGACGGCGCACTTCGTCAACAACGACCTCGACGAAGGGCCGATCATCTCCCAGGACGTCAAGCATGTCGACCATGCCCACAACTGGCAGGAGATGCAGCGTCTCGGACGCGATATCGAGAAGATCGTCCTCTCCCGGGCCGTACGCCTGGCCCTCGAGGACCGCATCTTCGTTTACGGGAACAGGACCGTTATTTTTTAACTAAACGCCAAATGAACAAAGTCCATTTGTCTACGCTGCCGCTAAGGCACGTTGTCCTCGCTTTGCTGCGGAATTCCGCTTTGCTGCATCGGCAGTAGGCCCACGCGCTTTGCGCTTTTAAAGGCACTCATGTTTAACATCGTTCTTGTCCATCCGCAGATCCCCAACAACACCGGCGCCATCGGGCGCCTCTGCGTCAACACGGGTGCCACGCTGCACCTGATCGAGCCGCTGGGATTCGATATCAGCGAAAAGGCGGTCCGGCGGGCGGGGCTGGATTACTGGCACAAGATCGACCTGCATGTCTGGGAGAGCCTGGAGGCGTTTACCGCAGCGCACCCCGATGCCGCGCGGTACCACCTGGCGACGACCAAGACGGAGCAGCCCTATTTCGAGCATACCTTCCGGGAAGGGGACTACCTCTTTTTCGGCAGCGAGACCGCCGGGATCCCCGCCGAGCTTCTCAACGCGCATCCGGAAGCCTGCATGACAATCCCCATGACGCGGGAGGGGCGCAGCCTCAACCTGGCGATCAGCTGTGGGATTATCCTCTATAAGGCGATTGAACAGAACTTTGAGACCTATAAGGAGATGATGTGAACGGGGTAATCGATACGATCATGCTGATCCTCTTTGTGCTTTTCATGTTTATGATTTTCGGCGGTTACCATCGCCAGAAATTCGAAGAGCGCGAAAAAGAGGAGAAACGCAAAGAGGCGGAGGAGGAATCCGCTTCATCAGACACAAAGGCCTAGGCTCAGAGCAGCCTGTCGGCCAATCTTTCCAGAGAGTGTTCAAACTTCTCAAACCATGATTCCGCTTTTCTGATCATCTGTGCCATGGGAGCTCCCTTTGTCATTTAATTTGACCTATTGTAGGACTGCATGACATCTTTCTTTTTAAATATTGCAATTTGACATATAATTTTGCTACGATCTTACATCGCTATACTATTATGCTATACAAAACAACGCGTAAAAGAAGGAGCTGAAGATGAAAGAGTTTGCCGACATCGTCGAGGAGATCAAAGATATCGTTTCCGGCGAGCTTCCGGGGAAAAAAGTGTTCGACAAGGATGTCGCCTCCCTGCTCGGGATCTCGCAAATGAACTTTGCCACCCTGAAAAAACGCAACAAGATCCCCTATGAAGAGCTGCTGAACTTCTGCGCCAAACGCTCCATCGCGATCAACTGGCTGCTCTTCGGCCAGTCACCCGAAAGCCTGATCGAACCGACCAACAAGTTCTACATGGTCCGCTATTTCAGCGAGATCAGCGCTTCCGCCGGCGGCGGGGCGGATGTGTTCGACGAGGGTTCCGAACCGATGATGCTGAGCGGAAATTTCGTGCAGACCCTCGGCGGGGAGCAGGAGCTGCGCTATATTGAGGCAATCAATGTCAGCGGGGATTCGATGGAACCGACCTTCAGCTACGGCGACATCATCTTTGTCAACCGCAGCAAAAAGGATATCGGCCGGGGCGGGATTTTTACCATCAATACCGAAGGCGGCCTCTTCATCAAACGCCTCCACAAGCGAATAGATGGTAAAATCGACATTATTTCTGACAATAAAGAGTACCCCGTCCAGACCGCCGCTCCCGATGCTATCGAGATCATCGGACGCGTTGTCGGGCGGTTCGGTCAGGTCGATTAACCGTCCCAGGGGCGGGAACCGGAGAGAAGATGTTTTCCCACCCACGCCCTTTGACCGCCCTGGCGGCAGCCCTCCTGGCCCTGTCGCTGG contains:
- the rpoD gene encoding RNA polymerase sigma factor RpoD, coding for MTAKELNKALETLFVEHQSENCITYETIAELFEKNPTSAQAKSILKLAEKNKRCLYTASEHAKLMNEQEAEARRDAQRKLIENASGEEFDILKQHELMEWSRSDSPVRMYLREMGQIPLLTKEEEIEISKKIEFGESIIIDAICSVPYLIDFILDYKEPLINRERRVKELFKSFEDEKDDGDGDDDNDSDDDEGGEKKVSAKDKKRVDLVVSSFKALEKAKKEWQKASEKLPEGVENGDMNEEIVHFFLTASFKKKILKEKLLDLGPTSKLINELVKSMETSLKSDEGFEKELKRLEYKLPLFNDLLRKNHREILDNITELSKEDIAARVPEATMVGTYMEIKKLIQTKEASKGGFNMEPEKLSDILEQIKRGKAISETAKTRMAKSNLRLVVSIAKRYTNRGLPFLDLIQEGNIGLMKAVDKFEYQKGYKFSTYATWWIRQAISRAIADQARTIRIPIHMIETINRINKIMRKYLQENGKEPDVETIAEEVGLSVEKVKNVIKITKEPISLEAPIGSEEDGRFGDFIEDRTSLSPSDAILKDDLKVQIEGVLEQLNEREKAVIKMRFGIMDDESDRTLEEIGKELNVTRERVRQIESSAIKKLKHPKVGRKLKNYIEE
- a CDS encoding 3-isopropylmalate dehydratase small subunit → MSTLEGKVWRFGQDIDTDLIIAARYLNTSDPKELAKHVMEDADPDFVSKMAPGDIIVAGNNFGCGSSREHAPIALKAAGIAAVIAPTFARIFYRNAFNMGLPIFELEESAEIAEGDIVSVDMDKGTVTDKTTGKSYAFTPIPPFMQELLSAGGLMNYAEEEIKAGGKA
- the leuB gene encoding 3-isopropylmalate dehydrogenase, with amino-acid sequence MKTYNIALIKGDGIGPEIIDEAVKVLDAVAARFDFSMRYEEVLMGGSAYDVTGDPLPQETINVSLNADAVLFGAIGGEKWDNLPREKRPESGLLRFRKELGVFANLRPAVVYDELVNASSLKPEVVKGVDLMVVRELIGGIYFGEPKGWEGDKAYNTMVYTKPEVVRIAHTAFKIAMERGKKVCSVDKANVLDVSQMWRETVEEVAKEYPEVSLSHMYVDNAAMQLIRDPKQFDVILTGNIFGDILSDEASMLSGSIGLLPSASVGAKIGVYEPIHGSAPDIAGQGIANPIATIASASMMLRFALGENEAADRIDAAIKHALKDGYRTRDLANYDAKELCSTSEMGDIIANYAAKE
- the purU gene encoding formyltetrahydrofolate deformylase, with the translated sequence MKEYRVLIDCRDEKGLVYKVSSIFFKYDLNILSNSEFVDSETNLFFMRSVVSGFIDGNDLEKELRAVLPEKANLRIVSPEKKNIVLMVTKESHALGDLLIRYEAGELDANILGVVSNYDLLEPLIEKFGIPFYTVSHEGLSRDDHEQKVLECLAAFGEIDYIVLAKYMRILTPNFVEAYANKILNIHHSFLPAFIGANPYKQAYERGVKIIGATAHFVNNDLDEGPIISQDVKHVDHAHNWQEMQRLGRDIEKIVLSRAVRLALEDRIFVYGNRTVIF
- a CDS encoding tRNA (cytidine(34)-2'-O)-methyltransferase, whose product is MFNIVLVHPQIPNNTGAIGRLCVNTGATLHLIEPLGFDISEKAVRRAGLDYWHKIDLHVWESLEAFTAAHPDAARYHLATTKTEQPYFEHTFREGDYLFFGSETAGIPAELLNAHPEACMTIPMTREGRSLNLAISCGIILYKAIEQNFETYKEMM
- a CDS encoding LexA family transcriptional regulator, with product MKEFADIVEEIKDIVSGELPGKKVFDKDVASLLGISQMNFATLKKRNKIPYEELLNFCAKRSIAINWLLFGQSPESLIEPTNKFYMVRYFSEISASAGGGADVFDEGSEPMMLSGNFVQTLGGEQELRYIEAINVSGDSMEPTFSYGDIIFVNRSKKDIGRGGIFTINTEGGLFIKRLHKRIDGKIDIISDNKEYPVQTAAPDAIEIIGRVVGRFGQVD